One window from the genome of Ciconia boyciana chromosome 8, ASM3463844v1, whole genome shotgun sequence encodes:
- the LYSMD4 gene encoding lysM and putative peptidoglycan-binding domain-containing protein 4 isoform X2, whose translation MRLNESRTRSFQAPVTIHNYPGRQVYVFPNGQSDSEESSEEELNVTELRPRGKEQQRCSTSRNRVGDVILLEREITEDDNLNKLALQYGCKVADIKRVNNFIREQDLYALKSIKIPVKTHGLLMEKGRELRPLLTAPPQTGLMLVDIPEPDDGASSSADGRHLSDYFKGIDKSIQDVVQAEVQLNTEYCMEAPERPLPQSGKQETSNDHGSVGILNPKMVTPSVLS comes from the exons ATGAGGCTGAATGAGAGCCGGACAAGATCCTTCCAGGCTCCCGTCACCATCCATAATTACCCCGGCAGGCAGGTGTATGTGTTCCCCAATGGCCAATCTGATTCGGAAGAATCATCAGAGGAGGAACTCAATGTTACGGAATTGCGACCGAGGGGCAAGGAGCAGCAGCGATGCAGCACTTCTCGGAACAGAGTTGGAGATGTCATACTTCTGGAACGAGAGATTACAGAGGATGATAATCTTAACAAGCTAGCCCTGCAGTATGGTTGTAAA GTTGCGGATATCAAACGCGTCAACAACTTCATCCGGGAGCAGGACTTATATGCGCTGAAGTCCATCAAGATCCCTGTGAAGACCCATGGGCTGTTAatggagaaaggcagagaatTAAGGCCGCTCCTGACTGCGCCCCCCCAGACCGGCCTGATGCTCGTGGACATACCGGAGCCTGATGATGGtgcaagcagctctgctgacgGCAGACACCTGAGCGACTACTTCAAGGGGATTGACAAGAGCATTCAGGACGTGGTGCAGGCGGAGGTCCAGCTAAACACAGAGTATTGCATGGAAGCACCGGAGAGGCCACTGCCCCAGTCAGGGAAGCAGGAGACCAGTAATG ACCATGGCAGTGTTGGCATACTTAACCCTAAAATGGTGACTCCTAGTGTGTTAAGCTAG
- the LYSMD4 gene encoding lysM and putative peptidoglycan-binding domain-containing protein 4 isoform X1, giving the protein MRLNESRTRSFQAPVTIHNYPGRQVYVFPNGQSDSEESSEEELNVTELRPRGKEQQRCSTSRNRVGDVILLEREITEDDNLNKLALQYGCKVADIKRVNNFIREQDLYALKSIKIPVKTHGLLMEKGRELRPLLTAPPQTGLMLVDIPEPDDGASSSADGRHLSDYFKGIDKSIQDVVQAEVQLNTEYCMEAPERPLPQSGKQETSNGADCGIQWWNAVFIMLLIGIVLPVFYIIYFKTQGLVAHTSNITLTSNVSADGLEGKLPQSAVVEKKS; this is encoded by the exons ATGAGGCTGAATGAGAGCCGGACAAGATCCTTCCAGGCTCCCGTCACCATCCATAATTACCCCGGCAGGCAGGTGTATGTGTTCCCCAATGGCCAATCTGATTCGGAAGAATCATCAGAGGAGGAACTCAATGTTACGGAATTGCGACCGAGGGGCAAGGAGCAGCAGCGATGCAGCACTTCTCGGAACAGAGTTGGAGATGTCATACTTCTGGAACGAGAGATTACAGAGGATGATAATCTTAACAAGCTAGCCCTGCAGTATGGTTGTAAA GTTGCGGATATCAAACGCGTCAACAACTTCATCCGGGAGCAGGACTTATATGCGCTGAAGTCCATCAAGATCCCTGTGAAGACCCATGGGCTGTTAatggagaaaggcagagaatTAAGGCCGCTCCTGACTGCGCCCCCCCAGACCGGCCTGATGCTCGTGGACATACCGGAGCCTGATGATGGtgcaagcagctctgctgacgGCAGACACCTGAGCGACTACTTCAAGGGGATTGACAAGAGCATTCAGGACGTGGTGCAGGCGGAGGTCCAGCTAAACACAGAGTATTGCATGGAAGCACCGGAGAGGCCACTGCCCCAGTCAGGGAAGCAGGAGACCAGTAATGGTGCGGACTGTGGAATCCAGTGGTGGAATGCAGTTTTTATTATGCTCCTGATAGGAATTGTCCTGCCAGTATTTTatataatctattttaaaacacaaggCCTGGTGGCCCATACCTCCAACATAACACTAACCTCAAATGTTTCAGCAGATGGATTGGAAGGGAAATTACCACAAAGTGCagttgtagaaaaaaaatcctaa